The following proteins are encoded in a genomic region of Prochlorothrix hollandica PCC 9006 = CALU 1027:
- a CDS encoding diflavin flavoprotein — translation MPQPFGFRTFLNLLRSSDAPAPESLQRDVQTAKLGSHTLALRSRSWNRLRFEMEYALERGTTANSYLIQGEKIALLDPPGESFTSIFLESLGQEVDYKDLDYVILGHINPNRAKTLQALLQKAPQITLVCSNPAAKVLETLYTETLGAELPGYTLQIQVIKGDDTLDLGRGHQLRFVPTPTPRWPGGLCTYDPATEIAFTDKFFSLHYCGDQVFDEEWLQFLEDYRYYFDCLMAPQLTQSMAAVDKIEALGSKIYAPGHGHIIRSGRRGLTDAYRQWSQVQQKQDLMVALLYASAYGSTATIAQAIAQGVTKAGVRVETLNCEMASPEELRSVADRCDGFIIGSPTLGGHAPTQIQTALGILLSTVPKTKPVGVFGSFGWSGEAIDLLEGKLKDAGYGFGFESIRVKFKPTDLTLKTCEEAGTDFAQGLKKAKKQAERKASGSLEDSQAAITEQAVGRILGSLCVLTAKKGEVTGGMLASWVSQATFSPPGLTVAVAKDRAVEGLAHTGDRFVLNVLAAGRDRELQKHFLKPFEPGADRFQGLDIDTASCGAPILREALAYLECRVANRMECGDHWVVYGVVEQGKLLDETSKTMVHYRKTGSRY, via the coding sequence ATGCCCCAACCTTTTGGTTTTAGAACCTTCCTCAACCTACTGCGTTCCAGTGATGCCCCAGCCCCGGAGTCGCTCCAACGGGATGTGCAAACCGCTAAGCTGGGATCCCATACCCTCGCCCTGCGATCCCGCAGTTGGAACCGACTACGGTTTGAAATGGAATATGCCCTGGAACGGGGCACCACTGCCAACAGCTACCTGATTCAAGGGGAGAAGATTGCTCTGCTGGATCCTCCAGGGGAGTCGTTCACCAGTATTTTCTTGGAGAGCTTGGGGCAAGAGGTGGACTATAAAGACCTGGATTATGTGATTTTGGGTCACATTAACCCCAACCGGGCCAAAACACTCCAGGCTTTGCTGCAAAAAGCCCCCCAGATCACCCTGGTTTGCTCTAACCCCGCCGCCAAGGTTTTGGAAACCCTCTACACGGAAACCCTAGGGGCGGAGTTGCCCGGTTATACCCTGCAAATCCAGGTTATTAAAGGGGATGACACCTTGGATCTGGGCCGGGGCCATCAACTGCGCTTTGTGCCGACCCCCACTCCCCGCTGGCCCGGTGGTCTCTGCACCTATGATCCGGCGACGGAGATTGCCTTTACCGATAAATTTTTCAGCCTCCACTATTGTGGCGATCAGGTGTTTGATGAGGAGTGGTTACAGTTCCTAGAGGACTATCGCTATTACTTCGATTGCCTCATGGCTCCCCAGTTGACCCAATCTATGGCAGCGGTGGACAAAATTGAGGCGTTAGGGTCCAAAATCTATGCCCCCGGCCATGGTCATATTATTCGATCGGGGCGGCGGGGCTTGACGGATGCCTATCGCCAATGGAGCCAGGTCCAACAGAAGCAGGATCTGATGGTGGCGCTGTTGTATGCGTCGGCCTATGGTAGCACTGCCACCATTGCCCAGGCCATTGCCCAGGGGGTGACCAAGGCGGGGGTCCGGGTGGAGACTTTGAACTGCGAAATGGCTAGCCCGGAGGAACTACGATCGGTGGCCGATCGCTGCGATGGCTTTATTATTGGCTCCCCCACCCTGGGGGGCCATGCCCCCACCCAAATCCAAACGGCCCTGGGGATTTTGCTGTCTACGGTGCCTAAGACCAAACCGGTGGGGGTGTTCGGCTCCTTTGGTTGGAGCGGGGAAGCCATTGATTTACTGGAGGGCAAGCTCAAGGATGCGGGCTATGGCTTTGGGTTTGAGTCGATTCGGGTCAAGTTTAAGCCCACGGATTTGACCCTGAAAACCTGTGAAGAAGCGGGAACGGATTTTGCCCAAGGGCTGAAGAAGGCCAAAAAACAGGCGGAACGGAAGGCCAGTGGTTCCCTGGAAGATAGCCAAGCGGCCATTACGGAGCAGGCGGTGGGGCGAATTTTGGGATCCCTCTGTGTGCTGACGGCCAAGAAGGGGGAGGTGACGGGGGGAATGCTGGCTTCGTGGGTGTCTCAAGCGACCTTTAGTCCGCCGGGGCTGACGGTGGCGGTGGCCAAGGATCGGGCGGTGGAAGGGTTGGCCCACACGGGCGATCGCTTTGTGCTGAATGTGTTGGCAGCGGGCCGCGATCGGGAGTTACAAAAGCATTTCCTCAAGCCCTTTGAGCCGGGGGCCGATCGCTTCCAAGGCTTAGACATCGACACCGCCAGTTGTGGTGCCCCCATTCTCCGGGAAGCCCTGGCCTATTTGGAATGTCGGGTGGCTAACCGCATGGAGTGTGGTGACCATTGGGTGGTCTATGGGGTGGTGGAGCAGGGCAAGCTCTTGGACGAAACCAGTAAAACCATGGTCCATTATCGCAAAACGGGTAGCCGCTATTAG
- a CDS encoding HAD family hydrolase, which produces MAVAPGLWLPECCLCPNPLIFHDFISMTLKAILLGFNGTLIDTEPLHRALMTALMADQGLPLRSGEYEGWCLGRSDREALTNLWAGRRQWLHPALLDKLVNLKAQRYRQALTSQDPLPLFPDAADFLFRLRLEQFKLALVTRGQRWEVDWVLEQSQWHPYFAALVTGEDIEQGKPDPEGYGLAIDRLNAAYPHLQLQPQHCLAVEDTHAGFEAAHQAGLAVVGVAHTLPLHLVQRRVEWGVDRLVDLEIDRVKATFALQDLGTMSRAVVPPHQ; this is translated from the coding sequence TTGGCCGTTGCCCCAGGGCTGTGGCTCCCAGAGTGCTGTCTCTGTCCCAACCCCTTGATTTTCCATGACTTCATTTCCATGACCCTAAAAGCAATTCTGCTGGGCTTCAATGGCACCCTGATTGATACAGAACCCCTCCACCGGGCCTTGATGACAGCCTTAATGGCAGACCAGGGGCTACCCCTGCGATCGGGGGAATATGAGGGCTGGTGCTTGGGGCGCAGCGATCGTGAGGCATTGACCAATCTCTGGGCTGGACGGCGACAGTGGCTCCATCCGGCCCTCCTAGACAAATTAGTGAACCTGAAGGCGCAACGGTATCGGCAAGCCCTAACCAGCCAAGATCCCCTGCCCCTCTTCCCCGATGCGGCGGATTTTCTGTTTCGCTTACGACTGGAACAATTTAAGTTAGCCCTGGTGACCCGTGGGCAGCGCTGGGAAGTGGATTGGGTGCTGGAACAGAGCCAGTGGCACCCCTATTTTGCGGCCCTGGTGACGGGGGAGGATATTGAGCAGGGTAAACCGGATCCGGAGGGGTATGGGTTGGCCATCGATCGCCTCAACGCAGCCTATCCCCATCTCCAGTTGCAACCCCAACACTGTCTGGCGGTGGAGGACACCCATGCCGGCTTTGAAGCGGCTCACCAGGCGGGCCTTGCGGTGGTGGGGGTGGCCCATACCTTGCCCTTACATCTGGTGCAGCGCCGGGTGGAATGGGGGGTCGATCGCCTGGTGGACTTGGAGATCGATCGGGTCAAAGCCACCTTTGCCCTCCAGGATCTGGGGACGATGTCTAGGGCTGTGGTTCCCCCACATCAATGA
- a CDS encoding c-type cytochrome, with product MKRLKSFSILLAAIALMLTATVTLTAPAFAAASGASIFSAKCAQCHLGGKNIINPTKTLSLADLQANGKDTVSAIVAQITNGKAPMPAFKVLLKADEIEAVSTYVLEKAQAGW from the coding sequence GTGAAACGTTTAAAATCCTTCAGCATTCTCTTGGCCGCGATCGCCCTAATGCTGACGGCTACCGTTACCCTAACAGCCCCTGCTTTCGCGGCGGCCTCCGGTGCTTCCATTTTCTCAGCCAAATGTGCCCAGTGCCATTTGGGGGGCAAGAACATCATTAACCCCACCAAAACCCTGAGTCTGGCCGACTTGCAAGCCAATGGCAAGGATACTGTATCCGCTATTGTGGCCCAGATTACCAATGGCAAAGCTCCCATGCCCGCCTTCAAGGTTCTACTCAAGGCTGATGAGATTGAAGCGGTGTCTACCTATGTCTTAGAGAAAGCGCAAGCAGGCTGGTAA
- a CDS encoding BlaI/MecI/CopY family transcriptional regulator codes for MFFPAHRPQQLSLGPLEREILNILWDTGSPSAKEILDRILQDPDRELAITSVTTVLQRLSQKGWVSRHKRDRIFRWEAKVSRSQAQVLQSHDRLQEFLAVSNPDTITAFADHLDQSSVEHLERLTERLKAARAQRANRPPGEDSPCT; via the coding sequence ATGTTTTTTCCAGCCCATCGTCCTCAACAACTCTCCTTGGGACCCTTAGAACGGGAAATTCTCAATATTCTTTGGGATACGGGATCCCCTAGCGCCAAAGAAATCCTCGATCGCATTCTCCAAGATCCCGATCGGGAACTGGCCATTACCTCCGTCACCACCGTGCTGCAACGCCTCAGCCAAAAGGGATGGGTCTCCCGCCATAAACGCGATCGCATCTTCCGCTGGGAAGCCAAAGTCTCCCGCAGTCAAGCCCAGGTGCTGCAATCCCACGATCGACTCCAGGAATTTTTGGCCGTCAGCAATCCCGACACCATTACGGCCTTTGCCGATCACCTCGATCAATCCAGCGTTGAACACCTGGAGCGCCTCACCGAACGTCTCAAAGCTGCTCGTGCCCAGCGGGCCAACCGCCCCCCTGGAGAGGATTCACCATGCACCTAA
- a CDS encoding M56 family metallopeptidase — protein MHLNLLSLALAVAVGLRWLSQSLGMGRGSWQRRWSLSLGCFALPPLLLLSTTLAIVIMGLRGQMWGMPVGDWSYGVSLGFLGLALGRLGLEFRSLKQTQHLMQTYAPLPPLLTDGVPLVGRLLPHDRLFAGQVGWWRSQLLLSQGVLDQFSGEPLGAIVAHEQAHGHYRDCFWFFWLNWLGQLTPGLPQTEPLWQELLLLREHRADAWAAQRTDALVLAETLVSFVQHCRQTSIQDSPVGLMALSDRRAFHRLEERVEALVQLQSQVSLVSSGSWGVGLAWGLVAIALPLITIPFHSS, from the coding sequence ATGCACCTAAACCTACTGTCCTTGGCCTTGGCCGTAGCCGTGGGGCTGCGGTGGTTGTCTCAGTCCCTAGGGATGGGCCGTGGATCCTGGCAGCGACGCTGGAGCCTGAGCCTGGGGTGCTTTGCCCTACCTCCCCTGCTGCTCCTCAGCACCACCCTCGCCATTGTGATCATGGGGTTGCGGGGTCAGATGTGGGGGATGCCCGTGGGGGACTGGAGCTACGGGGTCTCCCTCGGCTTTTTGGGGCTGGCCTTGGGCCGTTTAGGACTAGAGTTCCGATCCCTAAAGCAAACCCAGCACCTGATGCAGACCTATGCTCCCCTACCCCCGCTGTTGACCGATGGTGTGCCCCTGGTGGGTCGGCTGCTGCCCCATGATCGGTTGTTTGCGGGTCAGGTGGGTTGGTGGCGATCGCAACTGCTCCTGAGCCAGGGGGTGTTGGATCAATTTTCTGGGGAGCCTTTAGGGGCGATCGTCGCCCATGAACAGGCCCATGGCCATTATCGCGATTGTTTCTGGTTTTTCTGGCTCAACTGGCTGGGCCAGCTCACCCCCGGCCTGCCCCAGACGGAACCCCTGTGGCAAGAACTGTTGCTCTTGCGGGAACACCGGGCCGATGCCTGGGCTGCCCAACGCACCGATGCCCTCGTTTTAGCGGAAACTCTGGTTAGCTTTGTTCAGCACTGCCGTCAAACCTCTATCCAAGATAGTCCGGTGGGGTTAATGGCCTTGAGCGATCGCCGTGCCTTCCATCGCTTGGAAGAACGGGTGGAAGCCTTGGTGCAGTTACAGTCCCAGGTATCGCTAGTCTCCTCTGGATCCTGGGGTGTCGGTCTGGCCTGGGGGTTGGTGGCGATCGCCCTGCCCTTGATCACCATTCCCTTCCACAGTTCCTAA
- a CDS encoding putative bifunctional diguanylate cyclase/phosphodiesterase produces MSVSQRLESCLRPGHTLCRLGGDEFVILLQDVSSEAGAIQVAQGIQQDLALSFQLGQDEIFTNVSIGIVLACDQYHEPEHVLRDADAAMYQAKARGKTHYQVFDRSMHDHALSRLVLEMDLRRAIDRQELMVYYQPIVDLQTLQIKGFEALVRWQHPQRGMISPLDFIPVAEETGLIVTLGTQVLQLACQQLQTWKERWTTQGVKTECFDLRINVNLSVRQFTDRELLHNLDQILYTARLDSHHVVLEITESALIDHDAWARTLFDAFKSRQIQVAIDDFGTGYSSLSYLQPTFSRLFKGIKCLRISQTKGVKR; encoded by the coding sequence GTGTCAGTCAGTCAGCGTTTAGAGTCCTGTTTGCGCCCCGGTCACACCCTCTGTCGCCTGGGAGGGGATGAGTTTGTTATTTTGTTGCAGGATGTGTCCTCAGAGGCGGGAGCGATTCAGGTGGCCCAGGGGATTCAGCAGGATTTAGCCCTGTCCTTCCAGTTAGGCCAGGATGAAATTTTTACCAATGTTAGTATCGGCATTGTTTTGGCTTGCGATCAATACCATGAGCCAGAACATGTCTTGCGGGATGCGGATGCCGCGATGTATCAGGCCAAGGCACGGGGCAAAACCCATTACCAGGTGTTCGATCGCTCCATGCATGATCACGCCCTCAGTCGCCTAGTGCTGGAAATGGATCTGCGGCGGGCCATCGATCGCCAAGAACTCATGGTCTATTACCAGCCGATCGTCGATCTCCAGACGTTACAGATCAAGGGCTTTGAAGCCTTGGTTCGGTGGCAACATCCCCAGCGCGGCATGATTTCTCCTCTGGACTTTATTCCCGTGGCGGAGGAAACCGGATTAATCGTGACCCTGGGCACCCAAGTCTTGCAGTTGGCCTGTCAGCAGCTTCAAACCTGGAAAGAACGGTGGACAACCCAGGGGGTGAAGACGGAATGCTTTGATTTACGGATTAATGTCAATTTGTCGGTGCGGCAGTTTACCGATCGGGAATTACTGCACAATCTAGACCAGATCCTCTATACCGCCCGTCTCGATAGTCACCATGTGGTGCTGGAAATTACGGAAAGTGCCTTGATTGACCATGATGCCTGGGCGAGGACGTTGTTTGATGCCTTCAAATCCCGTCAAATTCAGGTAGCCATTGATGATTTTGGCACCGGTTATTCATCCCTAAGTTATTTACAACCCACATTCAGCAGGTTGTTCAAAGGGATAAAATGTTTAAGAATTTCACAAACAAAAGGGGTTAAGAGATGA